A genomic stretch from Deltaproteobacteria bacterium includes:
- a CDS encoding serine acetyltransferase, whose amino-acid sequence MDDTPKMKQCKADITIARRFREEIPAIVDQLVLSCNRDGCFDHVGPEPIPSREAIIDILHRASRILYPGYFIRTRVDQVNVGYYFGQEVTGLFEALSEQIMLAIRHDCIRHNLPCSDCEERGQQAAIDFLHSMPQLRVLLATDILAAHEGDPAAKSFDEIIFSYPGLYAITIYRIAHQLYHQEAPLIPRIMTEYAHSQTGIDIHPAAHIGESFFIDHGTGVVIGETTVIGKSVRLYQGVTLGAMSLSREECENLRNQKRHPTIEDDVIIYANATVLGGKTIIGARSVIGGNVWITDSVPPDTEVFLKKPELVFRGKNG is encoded by the coding sequence ATGGATGACACACCCAAAATGAAGCAATGTAAAGCGGACATTACCATTGCCCGGCGCTTTCGCGAAGAAATCCCCGCTATTGTCGATCAGCTTGTATTGTCCTGCAATCGTGATGGCTGCTTTGATCATGTGGGTCCGGAACCGATTCCCTCACGTGAGGCCATCATCGATATCCTGCACAGGGCAAGCCGCATTCTCTATCCCGGCTATTTTATCCGCACACGTGTGGACCAGGTGAATGTAGGCTACTATTTTGGTCAGGAAGTGACCGGCCTTTTCGAAGCCCTCTCCGAACAGATCATGCTGGCGATACGGCATGACTGTATCCGCCATAATCTGCCATGTTCGGACTGCGAGGAACGCGGCCAGCAGGCCGCTATCGACTTTTTACACAGCATGCCCCAGTTGCGTGTCCTGCTTGCGACGGATATTCTGGCAGCCCATGAAGGCGATCCTGCAGCGAAAAGCTTTGATGAAATCATCTTTAGTTATCCGGGGCTGTACGCCATTACAATCTATCGCATAGCACACCAGCTGTATCATCAGGAAGCGCCTCTGATCCCGCGTATTATGACCGAATATGCCCATAGCCAAACCGGGATCGACATTCATCCCGCTGCCCACATTGGAGAAAGCTTTTTTATCGATCACGGTACAGGTGTGGTGATCGGTGAAACAACGGTCATTGGCAAGAGTGTCAGACTCTATCAGGGTGTGACGCTGGGCGCAATGTCGCTGAGCAGGGAGGAATGTGAAAACCTGCGAAACCAGAAGCGCCACCCCACTATTGAAGATGACGTCATTATTTATGCGAATGCCACCGTGCTGGGCGGAAAGACGATCATCGGAGCGCGTTCGGTGATCGGCGGAAACGTCTGGATTACCGATTCGGTGCCGCCGGATACAGAAGTGTTTCTAAAAAAACCGGAGCTGGTCTTTAGAGGGAAAAATGGTTAA
- a CDS encoding cytochrome c biogenesis protein ResB yields MKKSNVIWSFFSSVNLTIVLFILIVLLFVAGSLIPQQEAAREFARNIPPGLASAFQKMQFFDLYHSIWFFLIMGLLSLNLITCSLSRFHITWQRFRAKVLPDSFTSLENLSPALTTLTEERHDITIQKLEDILKKKYRKVEKKETGQGCILYGEKGRFSHFGVYVIHLSILIIIGGAVIGSLFGFDAYVQVAEGDAVDTIQLKGERGTKKLNFTLRCDRFNVDFYEDGLPREYRSDLTFLKNDRVVYQGSLLVNHPIIFEGLRFYQTSYGTVPDGHAQVQVLQIFSLDHIYRRYYTGLQIAYDPGLPIVASGAFLMFAGFMVVFFSSHRRVWIGAESQGDSTRITIAGRTNRDSRRLHMEMEYIMAEYTKVGS; encoded by the coding sequence ATGAAAAAATCAAATGTCATCTGGTCCTTTTTTTCTTCCGTCAATCTGACTATCGTTCTTTTCATCCTCATTGTTCTTCTGTTTGTGGCTGGTTCGCTTATTCCGCAGCAGGAAGCCGCCCGGGAATTTGCCCGGAACATCCCGCCGGGATTAGCTTCCGCATTTCAGAAGATGCAATTCTTCGATCTGTACCACTCAATCTGGTTTTTCCTTATTATGGGACTTCTTTCCCTGAATCTAATAACCTGTTCGCTGAGCCGCTTTCATATTACCTGGCAGCGCTTTCGGGCGAAAGTCTTACCTGATTCATTCACGTCTCTTGAAAATCTGTCCCCCGCCCTAACCACCCTGACAGAGGAAAGGCACGACATAACCATTCAGAAATTGGAAGATATTCTGAAAAAGAAGTACCGTAAAGTAGAGAAAAAGGAAACAGGGCAGGGCTGCATTCTCTATGGTGAAAAGGGCCGCTTCTCTCATTTTGGTGTATACGTCATTCACCTGAGTATCCTGATCATCATTGGAGGAGCCGTTATTGGATCTCTCTTTGGATTTGACGCCTACGTCCAAGTGGCGGAAGGAGATGCCGTCGATACCATTCAACTCAAGGGGGAAAGAGGGACAAAAAAGCTGAATTTCACCCTTCGCTGTGACCGGTTTAATGTGGACTTTTATGAGGATGGTCTCCCAAGAGAATATCGTTCGGATTTGACGTTTTTGAAAAACGACCGTGTCGTTTATCAGGGATCGTTACTGGTCAATCATCCTATAATCTTTGAAGGGCTCAGGTTTTACCAGACAAGTTATGGGACTGTGCCCGATGGTCATGCGCAGGTTCAGGTTCTGCAAATCTTTAGTCTCGATCATATATACAGGAGATATTATACAGGGTTGCAGATCGCCTATGATCCGGGTCTTCCCATCGTTGCATCAGGCGCATTCCTGATGTTTGCCGGTTTCATGGTGGTTTTCTTCTCATCCCACCGGCGGGTATGGATAGGGGCAGAGTCACAGGGCGACAGCACTCGAATAACCATAGCCGGCAGGACAAATCGGGATTCCCGGCGGCTGCACATGGAAATGGAATATATTATGGCGGAATATACGAAAGTGGGAAGTTGA
- the ccsB gene encoding c-type cytochrome biogenesis protein CcsB gives MSDTILLSWVTYAYFGSFVFSLLRILTGKEFWGGFALWITLIGFLTQTLALALRWTTSYKLGIGHAPLSNFYESLIFFAWAIILLYLITEWKTRSRSAGVFVTPLAFLFMAYASFSPNVNTRIQPLIPALQSNWLISHVISCFLAYSAFAIAFGLGIMHLLKRSDSKNQEGSKRFFRFLPETEFIDELIYHNIVLGFILLALGIATGSVWAYYAWGSYWSWDPKETWSLITWLIYAGMLHLRFVRGWRGKRMAILAIVGFAAVLFTYLGVNYLPGLHSYLQS, from the coding sequence ATGAGCGATACCATATTATTGAGCTGGGTTACCTATGCCTATTTCGGTTCTTTTGTCTTCTCTCTCCTCAGGATCCTAACAGGGAAGGAATTCTGGGGGGGATTTGCATTGTGGATAACCCTCATCGGATTTCTTACGCAAACGTTAGCTCTGGCGCTGAGATGGACTACATCCTATAAACTGGGTATCGGTCATGCGCCCCTCTCCAATTTCTACGAATCCCTGATTTTCTTCGCCTGGGCCATCATCCTTCTCTATCTCATCACTGAATGGAAAACCAGATCAAGGAGCGCCGGTGTTTTCGTAACTCCCCTGGCTTTTCTTTTTATGGCATACGCTTCTTTTTCGCCAAATGTGAATACCAGGATACAGCCGCTCATTCCGGCACTGCAGAGCAACTGGCTGATCAGTCACGTCATCAGCTGTTTTTTAGCGTATTCGGCCTTCGCCATCGCCTTCGGCCTCGGTATCATGCATCTTCTGAAGAGATCAGACAGTAAGAATCAGGAGGGTTCAAAACGCTTCTTTCGATTTTTACCGGAGACAGAATTTATCGATGAGCTGATCTATCATAATATTGTTTTAGGCTTTATTCTTTTAGCGCTGGGGATTGCAACCGGTTCGGTATGGGCATACTATGCCTGGGGTTCATACTGGAGCTGGGATCCAAAGGAGACCTGGTCTTTGATTACCTGGTTGATCTATGCGGGCATGCTCCATTTACGATTTGTCCGGGGATGGCGGGGAAAAAGGATGGCTATCCTGGCTATTGTCGGTTTCGCCGCGGTATTGTTCACCTATCTCGGAGTCAATTACCTTCCCGGTCTCCACAGTTATCTTCAGTCCTAA
- a CDS encoding type IV toxin-antitoxin system AbiEi family antitoxin — translation MPAIQFITNLVARGRYCFSTEEAAQVLGTSMIATRAALRRLRQKGELAVPYKGFHVIVPPEYRNIGCLPADHFIPSLMEHLGEKYYAGLLSAAEYHGAAHQRPQVFQVVATRNKPEITCGKVRVQFIARNNMEKIPTSDFKTPRGYLKISTPAATAFDLAGYPHHAAGLDNVATILAELAERIDGKDLVVVAALSPIAWAQRLGYLLDLVGAEEKTGKLADYIAREKPAPTPLLPSQPFRGIGQLQRWRLLVNVKVEAEV, via the coding sequence ATGCCCGCCATACAATTCATTACGAACCTGGTCGCGCGGGGGCGATACTGCTTTAGCACTGAAGAAGCGGCTCAGGTTTTGGGTACGAGTATGATTGCCACCCGTGCGGCGCTCCGCCGTTTGCGGCAAAAAGGCGAACTCGCCGTGCCCTACAAGGGCTTCCATGTCATTGTCCCCCCGGAGTACAGGAATATAGGATGTCTCCCGGCCGACCATTTCATTCCATCCCTGATGGAACATCTGGGTGAAAAGTATTATGCCGGCCTGCTCAGTGCTGCCGAGTATCATGGGGCGGCGCACCAGCGCCCCCAGGTCTTTCAGGTTGTGGCAACCAGAAACAAACCGGAAATCACTTGCGGAAAAGTCCGGGTGCAGTTCATTGCCAGAAATAATATGGAGAAGATACCCACGTCAGATTTCAAGACCCCACGGGGCTACCTGAAAATATCGACGCCGGCAGCGACGGCCTTTGATTTGGCGGGCTATCCTCACCACGCGGCGGGACTGGATAATGTGGCCACCATTCTGGCGGAACTTGCGGAGCGTATTGACGGGAAAGATCTGGTCGTCGTAGCGGCCCTTTCGCCCATTGCCTGGGCGCAAAGACTTGGTTATCTTCTCGATCTGGTTGGGGCTGAGGAAAAGACCGGAAAATTGGCAGACTATATCGCCCGGGAGAAACCGGCGCCGACGCCTCTTTTACCATCGCAGCCCTTTAGGGGCATCGGCCAGTTGCAGCGCTGGCGGCTCCTGGTCAATGTCAAGGTGGAGGCGGAGGTTTGA